CGGCCCACTTCTTGGCACTCGAACAAATTCCAAAATATGATCTTCGGTTCTTCCCCTTTCTTTTTCCCAAGGCAGAATCGCAATACCGACAGAATGGCGATCCAGCAAATGCAGGATTTCGGAAAAAATTCTAATGCGTTCACTACCAATATTTGATGGAAAAATGACCCAAATAGCCTTAAAAAAACAGGCATTAAAAAGCAGTCGGCTCAAAAGTGGCTCGATGCGCTGCTTAAAGTTTTCGTTTGACCGGAGGTGAAAGAACATAAACCCAACGTCCTCTGATTTTTTGGTTTCAGGATCCCACCCAAATGCTATTGCATCAACAGACAAAGGGAATTGCATAGGTTTTACTTTTTCAATACTTCTTTTGATTTTATCCACGAACATGCTTGGTTGCGCATAGAGAAGACCACGAAAGGCTGCCTCTTCAAATTCTCCTCTTTCTTTTTTCGCAAGTTGCTGGCCAGAAGCGGCACTCGCGTTCTTGGAAAACACCTGTTTATAGTGTTCTCGCAAGTTCCGGTAAGTTAATTTCCCCCCTGCAACTTCGGCCAACATTTTGACCCCTTCGTTGGGATTCACCTGATGCAGGCGTTTTATCACCTCAAGGCTAGGGAAAGATAAAGTATCTGGATCGACCCCCGCCAAATCCTTAACAGAACCCTTGACTGAATCGAAAAACTCCCTGACAGCCATCATACGATTCACCGTATTCAGGCTGTAGCCACATGCCTTGCAAGCGTCTCTGATTCTTCGGTGCGGGTGTGCATATCCTGCTTTAGAGTAATGTTGCTTGAATTTCTCAAAAGTCGATGCTACCGAGTACCAATTGCCCTTAATTCTGGATAGTTCCGCCAATTCTTGGAGCAGGCTCTGCGGATTCATAATTTATCTCCCAAAGAAACGTCGCACAAGCGTGCGATCTTTATTGACAAAAGGCTTTGCCAGTGCTAAATTTGTAGCACAATAGTGCGACGTGGCATAAAAGTGCGACACACTATAGCAGTTTACAAATACGTCAAAGAGAATGCACGAGAAATTTAGTGCACGGCACTGAGTATCTTGATGATGGGCACCAAAGGAAACTCTCTTTAGAATCCCCTCGCACGGGAGCAGGTATGAAAAAAAGAAGGGGCATATCACCGAACGATGTTAAACGTTGGATCGCCAAGGGTGACGGCCAAGGAACGGGTCGAGAGTATAAGCCGTTTTTTCATGTCCGGGATGTTCCCTCTTGTGGTCGATCATCCATGGTGCTGGGCCTGAAAACCGGTCGAGTCCATCATTATCTCTCCGATCTCGAATACGCCTGCCACATTCTGGCCGAGTATGCGGGGGACATTACCGACATCCGGGAACAGTTCACCCTGCTCCCTTGGGAGGAAACGCAGAGGATTGCTGATGGGCTTGGCATTCGCCATCCTACTTACCCAGGAACAAAAACCCCGACACTCATAACTTCAGACTTGGTGCTGACTTCAGAAAAAGAAGGGCAAAAGAGCTACGGGGTCATCTGCGTCAAGCATTCTTCGGCGACGATCCTACCTCGGGAGGCCAACATGTTCACATCAAAATTCAAGAAGATAGGCCGCCGAGTTCGGCGGGTTATGGAAAAACTCCTCATCGAAAAAACTTACTGGGAGCTCCGAGGCGTTTCTTGGCGCCTGGTTACCGAACAGGACATCCCCATGGTTCGTGTCCGTAATTTGGATTTGCTTCGGGGGAGTATGGTCTCCGAGGAACTCGACAGTGTGAACACACTTATGGGGGACTTCCTAAAGATATTTGATTCAAACTGGACGGCCAACCGTACGTTTCTCCGCATCCTCGACCGAGTCGGCGAAAAAATAGGTCTCTCGCGGGAAGAGTGTTTCACCCTCTTCAGCCGGGCCGTCTGGCTGCGACTCCTTCCCGTTGATCTGGACAAAAAAGTCATCCATCACGATCAGCCACTGCTCAGGATTGCAAACCAAGGAGGCGACAGATGCTAAGCATCAACGATTTCCTCTGTGCAGCGCCAGATACTTCGACGGTCATCGAAGGGGTTTCTCGCCTAGTGGGTGTCGACTCCCAGAATTTCGCATACCTGATCCGTGTAGACGAATCGCCACTTAAGGGGCCGATCCAGATCCCCATGCTCCAATTGCAGGCAGCTATCCAGGCTGGAGAGGTTCTCCTGGATCAGGAAATCACCATCGAACTACCTCCTACCCTGGAGGTGCTGAATTCTGCGGGAATAGAAAAAGTAAAGAAATCAATGGATGTTCTTACCCCGCTTGTCTTGGATGATAATGTCCTCTTCAACCCGGAGTATCGCGCACGGATGTTTGCCCAGCGGGGTGAGGAATGCAAAATTCATCCGCGACAAATTCGCCGTCTCTATTATCGGTACATGTGGGGCGGGCAGACTGAGCTGGCCCTCGCCCCCATGTTTTCTAGGTGTGGAGGGCGCGGCCAAAAGCAAAAGCCGGGTTCAAAGAAGAGGGGCAGGAAACCCCAGGATAGCACAGTGGCCAGTCAGGTCTCCTTGCCAGACGTGCGCGAAAAGCTAGAAAAAGGCGCTAAGAAATTTTACCTGCCGGACGGCCTCACCCTGGAAGAAGCCTTCATCGAGACAAAAAACAAGTATTTCACAAGGGGACTGCATATAGAAAGGGGAGCTCCAGTCACTGCAATTCTTCTCCCGAAAGAACAGTTACCCAGTCTCGCTCAATTTCGCTATGTCTGCGGCTACCTCGGCAAAACTCGGAAAAATGGCCGTAGAATTCGCCAGAAGCTTGTGGAATGGGAATTCAGAGGTCGAAATCGTGACAATGTTCCGGGACCAGGCTATCGGTTCGAAATAGACGCAACAAAATTACAAGTCAGACTGGTCTCGCGGTATGACCGGTCCAAGACACTCAAGGATCCAACTCTCTACGCCATCATCGACGTTTGGTCTGGGGCCATCGTCGGTTATGCACTTTCGTTTCACAACGCTAGCTGGGCACTGGCATCAAAGGCGCTGCAAAA
The DNA window shown above is from Geoalkalibacter ferrihydriticus DSM 17813 and carries:
- a CDS encoding TnsA endonuclease N-terminal domain-containing protein, producing MKKRRGISPNDVKRWIAKGDGQGTGREYKPFFHVRDVPSCGRSSMVLGLKTGRVHHYLSDLEYACHILAEYAGDITDIREQFTLLPWEETQRIADGLGIRHPTYPGTKTPTLITSDLVLTSEKEGQKSYGVICVKHSSATILPREANMFTSKFKKIGRRVRRVMEKLLIEKTYWELRGVSWRLVTEQDIPMVRVRNLDLLRGSMVSEELDSVNTLMGDFLKIFDSNWTANRTFLRILDRVGEKIGLSREECFTLFSRAVWLRLLPVDLDKKVIHHDQPLLRIANQGGDRC